The Burkholderia mayonis DNA window AGCACGGCAATCTCGAATGGCTGCCGGGCAAGAGCGTCGCGCTGTCGGACGCGTGCTGGCCGGACCTGATCCTCGGGCCGATGCCGCACCTGTACCCGTTCATCGTCAACGATCCGGGCGAGGGCAGCCAGGCGAAGCGGCGCGCACAGGCGGTGATCGTCGACCACCTGATGCCGCCCCTCACGCGCGCCGAAAACTACGGGCCGCTGCAGGACCTCGAGCGGCAGGTCGACGAATACTACGACGCGCTGATGGTCGACGCGCGGCGCGCGAAGGTGCTGCGCGAGACGATCCTCGCGACGATCGTCGAGCACCGGCTGCACGAGGAGCTGAGCATCGCGCGGCCCGACGGCCGCGACGCCGAGGATGCGCTGCTCACGCGCGTCGACGCGTGGCTCTGCGAGCTGAAGGAGGCGCAGATCCGCGACGGGCTGCACACGTTCGGCAGCTCGCCGCGCGGCCGGCAGCGGCGCGACACGCTCGTCGCGCTCGCGCGCTTTCCGGCGGGCGACGGACGCGGCGGGCACGCGGGGCTGATCGGCGCGCTCGCGCGCGATCTCGCGCTCGGCGACGATTTCGATCCGCTCGCGTCCGACTGGGCCGCGCCGTGGACGGGGCCGCGGCCCGACGCGCTCTGCGCGGTCAGCGACGCGCCGTGGCGGCATGCGGGCGACACGCGCGAGCGGCTCGAGCTGCTCGCGGGCCGATTGATCGAGCAGGTGTGCGGGGAAGGCGGCGACGGCGCATTGCCCGATCACGCGGCGGAGCGCCCGACGGCGGCAGACGGCGAAGCGCCGACAAGCGTCGAATCGCGCGCCGAGCCGTGGCCGTCCGCACACGCGGCACATGACGGTTTCACCGGAAGCCTCGCGTGTGCCGCGTGTGTCCCACGCGACACGGCACGCGAAGCGGAGACGCCAAAGGATGCGTCGCGGCCGAACGCATCGGACTGCGTCGATCCTGCATCCGTCGCCGCGCACTGGCCGCACGCACACGCGGTGCTCGAGCGCATCGCGCGCGACGTGCTGCCGCGCCTCGACGCGTGCGGCGACGAAGAGCTGCGCCAATTGCGGCGCGGCCTCGAAGGCCGCTTCGTGCCGCCGGGGCCGAGCGGCTCGCCGTCGCGCGGCCGGCCGGATGTGCTGCCGACGGGCCGCAACTTCTATTCGGTCGACACGCGCGCGGTGCCGACGCAGGCCGCGTGGACGATCGGCCTCAAATCGGCGCAGCAGTTGATCGAGCGCCATCTGCAGGAGCACGGCGACTACCCGCGCGCGGTCGGCCTGTCGGTCTGGGGGACGGCGACGATGCGCACGGGCGGCGACGACGTCGCGCAAGCGCTCGCGCTCCTCGGCGTGCGGCCGAAATGGGCGCCCGGCAGCCACCGCGTGACCGATTTCGAGATCCTGCCGATCGAGATCTTCGACCGGCCGCGGATCGACGTGACGCTGCGCGTGTCGGGCTTCTTCCGCGACGCGTTCGCGAACGTGATGCATCTGTTCGACGCGGCAGTGCAGGCGGTCGCCGAGCTCGACGAGCCCGAGCACCTGAATCCCGTCCGCGCGCGCGTGCGGCGCGAGACGGACGCACTCGTCGCGCGCGGCGTGCCCGCCGGCGAAGCGCGCCGGCGCGCGGGCTGGCGCGTGTTCGGCGCACGGCCGGGCGGCTACGGCGCGGGGCTGCAGGCGCTGATCGACGGCCGCCACTGGCAGACCGACGCCGATCTCGCGGATGCGTACCGGACCTGGGGCGGCTACGCGTACGCGCAGAACAGCGCGGGCGAAGCCGCGCACGACGCGTTCGGCGCGCGCCTCGCGACGATCAACGCCGTCGTGCAGAACCAGGACAACCGCGAGCACGACATCCTCGATTCGAACGACTACTACCAGTTCCACGGCGGCATGGCGGCCGCGGTCCGCCATGCGTCGGGCCGGCAGCCGAGTCTTTATCACGGCGACCACAGCAACCCGGCCGCGCCACGGATGAACACGCTGCGCGAGGAGATCGCGCGCGTGATCCGCTCGCGGGTCGTCAATCCGAAATGGATCGACGGCGTGAAGCGGCACGGCTACAAGGGGGCGGCGGAGATCGCGGCGACCGTCGACTATCTGTACGGCTACGACGCGACCGCGCGCGTGATCGCCGATCACCAATATGCGCTCGTCGCCGACGCGTACCTGCACGACTCCGACACCCGCGCGTTCCTCGAGCGGCACAATCCGCACGCGCTGCACGGGATCTGCGAGCGGCTCGTCGAGGCGATGCAGCGCGGCTTGTGGCAGGAGCCGGGCGCGCACCGCGACGCGATCGAAGGCTATCTGCTCGCGAGCGAACAGCGTCTCGAAGGGGCGCGGCGATGAGCGACCGGGCGATAACCGAACGCCGCGCATGACGCAAGCGATGCCACTTTCATCTCCATCGGAAGCCACGTGAACAAAACGAACGAAGCGCACACGCCGAGCGGCGCCGCATCCGACGCCCGCGCGCTGCCGGCCGCGTATCCATTTGCCGCGCTGATCGGCCAGGACGCACTGCAACGCGCGCTGCTGCTCGTTGCCGTCGATCCGGGCCTGGGCGGCGTGCTCGTCAGCGGCCCGCGCGGCACCGCGAAGTCGACTGCCGCGCGCGCGCTCGCCGAACTGCTGCCCGAAGGGCGCTTCGTCACGCTGCCGCTGTCGGCGACCGACGAGCAGGTGACGGGCTCGCTCGATCTCGCGAGCGCGCTCGCCGACAACGCCGTGCGCTTCTCGCCCGGCCTCATCGCGCGCGCGCATCTCGGCGTGCTGTACGTCGACGAGATCAACCTGCTGCCGGACGCGCTCGTCGACGCGCTGCTCGACGCGGCCGCAAGCGGCGTCAACACCGTCGAGCGCGACGGCATCTCGCACAGCCACGCGGCGCGCTTCGCGCTCGTCGGCACGATGAATCCGGAGGAGGGCGAGCTGCGGCCGCAACTGCTCGACCGCTTCGGATTGATGGTCGAGCTCGCGAACTGCTACGACGCGGCGACGCGGCAACGGATCGTCAAGGCGCGGCTCGCGTTCGATCTCGACCCGCATGCGTTCCGCGCGCAGTATCGCGACGCGCAGGCGGCGCTCGTCGCGCAAATTCGCACGGCGCGCGCCGCGCTGCCGGCGCTCGCGTTCGACGACGCCGCACACGCGCGCGTCTCCGCGCTTTGCATCGGCGCGCAAGTCGACGGCTTGCGCGGCGACCTCGTGATGCTGCGCGCGGCGCGGGCGCTGGCGGCGCTCGAAGGGGCGACGATCGTCGATGCGGCGCACGTCGAGCGCGTCGCCGCCGACGCGCTGCGCCATCGGCGCACGCGGCCCGATGCCGAGGCGGGCGCGCAGGCCGGGCGGCGCGAGTCCGCGCACGCCGGCGAAAACGACGGCGCGATCGATTCGGCGCGGCTCGACGCCGCGGCTGACGCTCACGCCGACGACATGCGGCGCGCAAGCGGGGCCGGTTCGCCGCGCGAGCGATCGCCCGCGGCATCCGGCACGGCGCGGCACGCAGCCGGCAATCGCGACGCGGCGCACGAAAGCGGCCGCCCCCCGCAGACTGACGACAGCGACTGGGGCTATCTGCCGCCCGAGCCTGCTGGCATGACGCCCGTCAAACGCGTGATTCCGCTGCCGCTAAAAAAACGCTGAGCCATCGGACGGATGCCGCCGCTGCCGCCGCGAACGCGCCGGACAGCGGACTTCGATGGCTCGAACGAGGCATGCGCGCGGACGACGCGAGCGACGCTCGGGGCCGACCCGGTACGCGCGTCGCTTGGCGAGCGACGCTCGCGGCGAAGCGCGGCGGCGCACTGCGCGCCGATCATCTGCGCTACCGGCCGCAGACCGGTGCGCCCGGCGCGCTGCATTGCTTCGTGCTCGACTGCTCGGCGTCGATGCTGACGGCCGGGCGGCTCGCACGCGCGAAGGGGCTTGTCGTCGCGCGCTTCGATCGCATCGCGCGCGAGCGCGCCGATGCGGCGCTCGTCTGCTTCGGCGGCGGCTCGGCCGACGTGCGCTTCGGTCCGGCCGTGCCGCGCTGGTGGAACGAGCGCTGGCTCGCGCCCGTCGGCGGAGGCGGCGGCACGCCGCTCGCGCATGGAATCGACGCCGCGGCGCGGCTGCTCGCGCGCGCGGCGCGCCGGCGCCCGCAGCAGCAGCGCTGGGTATGGCTGCTGTCGGACGGGCGCACGGCCGAAGCGCCCGCGCGGCCGGCGCTCGCCGACCGGATCGTCGTCGTCGACTTCGACGACGCGGCCGTGAGGCTCGGTCGCTGCGAGCGGCTCGCGCACGCGTGGGGCGCGACGCTCGTCACGCCCGACGAGCTCGCGTGCGGGGTCGCGTGACGCTCGGGCGATCGCGGCGCCGGCCGTCCATACCGCGCACGGCAGTCGATTGCCGCAGCGATATGCGATCATCGACGCGCTTTTTCCCATCCATTTCATCTCGCGGAGCCTCAGCATGCTCGACGACCAGCCGACGATCGAAATCGAAACCGGCCCCAACCCCGCGTTCGCGGTGATCCTGATGCACGGCCTCGGCGCCGACGCGAACGACTTCGTGCCGCTCGTCCCCGAGCTGCGGATCGCGAACGACCCGGCCGTGCGCTTCGTGTTCCCGAACGCGCCCGAGATCGCGGTCACCGCGAACAACGGCTGCGTGATGCGCGCATGGTACGACATCCTGTCGTTCGAGGGTGTGAACCGGCAGGTCGACGAAGCGGGGATCGCCGCATCGTGCGCGACCGTGCGCCGCCTGATCGACGAACAGAACCGGCGCGGCATTCCGACGTCACGAATCTTCGTCGCGGGCTTCTCGCAGGGCGGCGCGATGACCTACACGGCGGGGCTCACGCATCGGGACGCGCTCGCGGGCCTGATCGTGCTGTCCGGCTACGTTCCGTCGCCGCGCTTCATCGACGAGCGGCTCGCCGATGCAAATCGCGCGACGCCGATCTTCGCCGCGCACGGCACCGACGACGACATCCTGCCGATTGCGCTCGGCGAGGCCGCGCGCGACTTTGCGCGCGAGAAGGGCGCGAGCGTCGACTGGCACGCGTATCCGATGCCGCATTCGGTGTGCATCGAAGAGATCGACGCGTTGCGCCAATGGCTGCACGCGCGGATCGCGGCGTTGCACGCGGCGTAAACGCTCCTTTTCCGCTGCGAAGCATGTGCGGCAGCAAGCGGCATGACACGGCCGTCGACGTCATGCAACTGTCGCCGACGTTTGGCGCGGCGACGCGTGTCGCCGCGCGACGCATCGCGTCGGCGGCCGGCGTTTGCGAGGTCGGGCTCGGGCGAATCGCCAAACGTCCGGCGCAACAGCAAGATCGCGAGCAAGCCGCCGGAGCTCGCACAGCCGAGCGCGTCGATGACATTCGACGCGCCGCGCTCCTGCGCGAGACGTTCGAGCTCGAGCGCGCGTCAGGCCGCGATGGCGACCCTCGGCGGCATGTGTCAAGCGAAGGGGTACCGCGTCGAGTGCCATCTGCGCGAATGCGTGATTCCGCGGGGCGCGCCCGTCAGTCCGCAGATGATCCTGCGCTTCATCGCGGAGAAAGTGCTCGGCGGCCTGCCGAAGCCGTATTGACATCGAATGCCGCCGCCGCGCGCCGATGCGGTGCGCCGACGCGCGCGGCCGACCATTTTTTCTGCCTGATATGGACGTCAAGCTCGTTTCCCGCACGCTCGATCTGTTCGAGGTGTTCGCCGCCGCGAGGCGCCCGCTGTCGCTGACCAAACTCGCGCAGCGGCTCGACGCGCCGCGATGTCGAGCTGCCTCGCGCTAGCGCGCACGCTCGTCAATCGCGGCCATCTGTGCGAAGTGCGCGGCGGCGGCTATTATTCGGCGCCGCGTCCCGCGCAGATCGCGGCCGCGCTCGGCGGCGGCCGCCGGCATGCGGCATTTCCGTTGGCCCGACGATCAGGCGGATTTGGACTCGGCGAATGCCACAGGACGCCGGACGGATCGTATACGTACGCGACCCGAAGCCCCCAGGGCTGCACCTTCGGCGCGATCGGCGCTTTTACCGCGTAGGTATCGTCGAGTTTCAGCGACACGATGTGTTGCCACCAGATGTCGAGATCGGTGACGACGATCTGCAGCATGGTATTTTCCGCCCAGTTGACTTCGTAATAGTTCTGCAACAGGATGCTGTGCGATCCGAAGGTCAGGACGGCGGCATCCTGACTGTCGTTCGACAACGTGAACCCGAGGTCGAGATAAAAGCGTTTGCTCAGTTCGAAGTCCCGGGCGGCAATGAACGGGCGCATCGCGGCAATCGTGGCGGAAAGCTCGGACAAGATAGACTCCAGTGGGTTGAGTAAAGCCGGTGCCGCGGCAGGAATGGGGTTGGGATGATCCGTGTTTTTCGGCGAGCATCTCCTCCGCGACGGCGGACAACCGTGCGATTTCCGCGCTGAGCCGCATGCGCGCGTTTTTTCATGCGCTGTCATGTTGGCGATCGTGTGCGAAAGCCTTGGCATGAGAGGGCATCGCTCAGCCGACAAGGAACGGGGCTTGGGGGATGCCGGTGAATTCTCGCCATGCGATGCGGTCCGCGCGCG harbors:
- the cobN gene encoding cobaltochelatase subunit CobN, with the protein product MHLLRTTPGGFVDDTAGVVRIDQRPADIVILSSADTTLSLLASVVPTLGDGFPSVRLANVTFLRQPASVDFYVDDVLRHARVVVIDHLGGEAYWPYGIEQAIALADRAGQRLAMFSGDLQEDPNLIAKSTVAPGLCRLWWRYLREGGPANAEGLLRSIAHHALGVGDEPEPPRPLPAAALYHPAHASPSLDDWRARWRENASVVAILFYKAHWQAANTAVFDALADALARVGLNALPIAVTSLKDAMSRAVVDTLCADANVALVLNTTAFAAGAPGACEPEVLAGDAPVLQVILSGGNRDAWLADPHGLNARDIAMHVALPEVDGRIVTRAVSFKGLAYRCPHTEVDVVRYQPDDERIAFVAELSRRWCRLRTLDNAEKRVALVLANYPASEGRIGNGVGLDTPASALAVLAMLRDAGYRVAELPEDGDALLARISEGVTNDPSTRALRPAFQSYPLDDYLRRFARLPDAVRSALNERWGPPEADPTLRQRRFTIAGWRAGQVFVGVQPSRSRGGDDYANYHDADLVPPHAYLAFYFWLRDAFGIDAIVHVGKHGNLEWLPGKSVALSDACWPDLILGPMPHLYPFIVNDPGEGSQAKRRAQAVIVDHLMPPLTRAENYGPLQDLERQVDEYYDALMVDARRAKVLRETILATIVEHRLHEELSIARPDGRDAEDALLTRVDAWLCELKEAQIRDGLHTFGSSPRGRQRRDTLVALARFPAGDGRGGHAGLIGALARDLALGDDFDPLASDWAAPWTGPRPDALCAVSDAPWRHAGDTRERLELLAGRLIEQVCGEGGDGALPDHAAERPTAADGEAPTSVESRAEPWPSAHAAHDGFTGSLACAACVPRDTAREAETPKDASRPNASDCVDPASVAAHWPHAHAVLERIARDVLPRLDACGDEELRQLRRGLEGRFVPPGPSGSPSRGRPDVLPTGRNFYSVDTRAVPTQAAWTIGLKSAQQLIERHLQEHGDYPRAVGLSVWGTATMRTGGDDVAQALALLGVRPKWAPGSHRVTDFEILPIEIFDRPRIDVTLRVSGFFRDAFANVMHLFDAAVQAVAELDEPEHLNPVRARVRRETDALVARGVPAGEARRRAGWRVFGARPGGYGAGLQALIDGRHWQTDADLADAYRTWGGYAYAQNSAGEAAHDAFGARLATINAVVQNQDNREHDILDSNDYYQFHGGMAAAVRHASGRQPSLYHGDHSNPAAPRMNTLREEIARVIRSRVVNPKWIDGVKRHGYKGAAEIAATVDYLYGYDATARVIADHQYALVADAYLHDSDTRAFLERHNPHALHGICERLVEAMQRGLWQEPGAHRDAIEGYLLASEQRLEGARR
- a CDS encoding ATP-binding protein, with amino-acid sequence MNKTNEAHTPSGAASDARALPAAYPFAALIGQDALQRALLLVAVDPGLGGVLVSGPRGTAKSTAARALAELLPEGRFVTLPLSATDEQVTGSLDLASALADNAVRFSPGLIARAHLGVLYVDEINLLPDALVDALLDAAASGVNTVERDGISHSHAARFALVGTMNPEEGELRPQLLDRFGLMVELANCYDAATRQRIVKARLAFDLDPHAFRAQYRDAQAALVAQIRTARAALPALAFDDAAHARVSALCIGAQVDGLRGDLVMLRAARALAALEGATIVDAAHVERVAADALRHRRTRPDAEAGAQAGRRESAHAGENDGAIDSARLDAAADAHADDMRRASGAGSPRERSPAASGTARHAAGNRDAAHESGRPPQTDDSDWGYLPPEPAGMTPVKRVIPLPLKKR
- a CDS encoding vWA domain-containing protein; the protein is MRADDASDARGRPGTRVAWRATLAAKRGGALRADHLRYRPQTGAPGALHCFVLDCSASMLTAGRLARAKGLVVARFDRIARERADAALVCFGGGSADVRFGPAVPRWWNERWLAPVGGGGGTPLAHGIDAAARLLARAARRRPQQQRWVWLLSDGRTAEAPARPALADRIVVVDFDDAAVRLGRCERLAHAWGATLVTPDELACGVA
- a CDS encoding alpha/beta hydrolase; the protein is MLDDQPTIEIETGPNPAFAVILMHGLGADANDFVPLVPELRIANDPAVRFVFPNAPEIAVTANNGCVMRAWYDILSFEGVNRQVDEAGIAASCATVRRLIDEQNRRGIPTSRIFVAGFSQGGAMTYTAGLTHRDALAGLIVLSGYVPSPRFIDERLADANRATPIFAAHGTDDDILPIALGEAARDFAREKGASVDWHAYPMPHSVCIEEIDALRQWLHARIAALHAA
- a CDS encoding VOC family protein — its product is MRARTASHGENSPASPKPRSLSAERCPLMPRLSHTIANMTAHEKTRACGSARKSHGCPPSRRRCSPKNTDHPNPIPAAAPALLNPLESILSELSATIAAMRPFIAARDFELSKRFYLDLGFTLSNDSQDAAVLTFGSHSILLQNYYEVNWAENTMLQIVVTDLDIWWQHIVSLKLDDTYAVKAPIAPKVQPWGLRVAYVYDPSGVLWHSPSPNPPDRRANGNAACRRPPPSAAAICAGRGAE